In a genomic window of Vicia villosa cultivar HV-30 ecotype Madison, WI unplaced genomic scaffold, Vvil1.0 ctg.000141F_1_1_2_unsc, whole genome shotgun sequence:
- the LOC131624594 gene encoding PH, RCC1 and FYVE domains-containing protein 1-like, with protein sequence MSRSDTVMMTTASTTSDLNRTGTVERDIEQAITALKKGACLLKYGRRGKPKFCPFRLSNDESLLIWFSGKEEKRLKLTNVSRIISGQRTPIFQRYPRPAKEYQSFSLIYNDRSLDLICKDKDEAEVWFSGLKALISRSHHRKWRTESRSDGFPSEINSPRTYTRRSSPLHSPFGSNESLQKDSEDHIHLHSPYESPPENGLDKAFADATYYPIPPKVFFPPDSASGSVHSVSSGGSDSVHGHMKTMPMDAFRVSLSSAVSSSSQGSARDDGDALGDVFIWGEGIGDGVLGGGVRRVGSCFDVKMDSLLPKALESAVVLDVQNIACGGQHVALVTKQGEIFSWGEESGGRLGHGVDSDVPHPKLIESLSNTNIELVACGEYHTCAVTLSGDLYTWGDATYNYGLLGHGNQVSHWVPKRVNGPLEGIHVSSISCGPWHTAVVTSSGKLFTFGDGTFGVLGHGDRKSVSLPREIESLKGLRTVQAACGVWHTAAVVEVMVGNPSSSNCSSGKLFTWGDGDKGRLGHGDKESKLVPTCVVALIEPNFCQVACGHSMTVALSRAGHVYTMGSCVYGQLGNPQSDGKLPTRIEGKLSKSFVEEVACGAYHVAVLTSRTEVFTWGKGSNGRLGHGDTDDRNSPTLVEALKDKQVKSIACGTNFTASICLHKWVSGVDQSMCSGCRVPFNFKRKRHNCYNCGLVFCHSCSSKKSVKASMSPNPNKPYRVCDNCYNKIKKTTEADGSSQSSISRRGSINQGSLESIVKDDKLDSRSQNQISKFSSMESLKQVDRRSSKKNKKMEFNSSRVSPVPNGGSQWGGMHISKSSNPVFGSSKKFFSASVPGSRIVSRATSPISRRPSPPRSTTPTPTLGGLTTPKIVVDDTKRTNDSLGQEVVKLRSQVSWLRKYLSLVVTAQEARPMNL encoded by the exons GCAATTACTGCTTTAAAGAAAGGGGCTTGTTTGCTTAAGTATGGAAGAAGGGGGAAGCCCAAGTTTTGCCCCTTTCGGCTTTCCAAT GACGAATCTCTTTTGATATGGTTCTCAGGGAAAGAAGAGAAGCGCCTTAAACTAACTAATGTTTCTAGAATTATATCCGGACAACGCACG CCTATCTTTCAAAGATATCCACGGCCTGCGAAGGAATACCAGTCATTTTCACTTATCTACAATGACCGATCACTGGACCTG ATTTGCAAGGACAAAGATGAAGCTGAGGTATGGTTCAGTGGATTGAAAGCATTGATTTCACGGAGCCATCACCGGAAGTGGAGAACAGAGTCTAGAAGTGATGGTTTTCCATCTGAAATTAATAGTCCTCGAACATACACTAGAAGAAGTTCTCCCTTGCATTCTCCATTTGGTAGTAATGAAAGCTTGCAAAAG GATAGTGAGGATCACATTCACCTTCATAGCCCATATGAGAGCCCTCCTGAGAATGGTTTAGATAAAGCATTTGCTGATGCGACTTATTATCCTATTCCTCCAAAGGTTTTCTTCCCACCAGATTCGGCCAGTGGTTCAGTCCACTCTGTGTCATCAGGAGGATCAGATAGCGTGCATGGTCACATGAAGACAATGCCTATGGATGCCTTTAGAGTTAGTCTATCAAGTGCTGTTAGCTCTTCTAGCCAAGGTTCTGCTCGTGATGATGGTGATGCCTTAGGGGATGTTTTCATTTGGGGGGAAGGCATAGGTGATGGTGTTCTTGGTGGTGGGGTTCGCCGAGTTGGGAGTTGTTTTGATGTCAAAATGGATTCTCTATTGCCGAAAGCCTTGGAATCAGCAGTAGTTCTAGATGTACAGAATATTGCTTGTGGTGGGCAACATGTGGCCTTAGTGACGAAACAGGGTGAAATTTTCTCTTGGGGAGAAGAATCAGGAGGCAGGCTCGGGCATGGAGTTGATTCTGATGTTCCCCATCCAAAACTCATTGAATCTTTGAGTAATACAAATATCGAACTAGTTGCTTGTGGAGAGTATCATACTTGTGCTGTGACACTTTCTGGAGATCTTTATACATGGGGTGATGCCACTTACAACTATGGTCTTCTGGGGCATGGAAATCAGGTGAGTCACTGGGTTCCAAAAAGAGTAAATGGTCCCTTGGAGGGTATACACGTTTCATCTATTTCTTGTGGTCCTTGGCATACTGCTGTTGTAACCTCTTCTGGGAAGTTATTTACTTTTGGTGATGGTACATTTGGTGTTCTCGGTCATGGAGACCGAAAAAGTGTTTCCTTGCCAAGGGAAATAGAGTCCTTGAAGGGTCTTCGAACTGTGCAGGCTGCTTGTGGTGTTTGGCATACTGCTGCAGTTGTGGAAGTAATGGTTGGAAATCCTAGTTCCAGCAACTGCTCTTCAGGGAAGCTGTTTACTTGGGGAGATGGAGACAAAGGTAGACTTGGGCACGGTGACAAGGAATCCAAACTTGTTCCAACCTGTGTTGTAGCCCTTATTGAACCTAATTTTTGTCAAGTTGCTTGTGGGCATAGTATGACTGTTGCACTTTCTAGAGCAGGCCATGTCTATACCATGGGCAGCTGTGTCTATGGCCAGTTAGGAAATCCTCAATCTGATGGTAAACTACCAACTCGCATTGAAGGAAAGCTTTCAAAGAGTTTTGTGGAGGAGGTAGCTTGTGGTGCTTATCATGTTGCAGTTTTAACTTCAAGAACTGAAGTTTTCACTTGGGGGAAAGGTTCAAATGGTCGTTTGGGCCACGGGGATACTGATGATAGAAACTCCCCGACATTAGTGGAAGCTTTAAAAGACAAACAAGTTAAAAGTATTGCTTGTGGTACAAATTTTACTGCTTCCATATGCCTGCATAAGTGGGTATCTGGTGTTGACCAATCCATGTGTTCTGGCTGCCGTGTGCCATTCAATTTCAAAAGGAAGCGCCATAACTGTTATAATTGTGGACTCGTTTTTTGTCATTCATGCAGCAGTAAGAAGTCTGTTAAGGCTTCAATGTCACCAAATCCCAACAAACCTTATCGTGTCTGTGATAACTGttataacaaaataaagaaaactaCAGAAGCTGACGGTTCATCTCAGTCTTCTATTAGCAGGAGAGGAAGTATTAATCAAGGGTCACTCGAGTCTATTGTTAAGGATGATAAATTGGATTCTAGATCTCAAAATCAAATTTCTAAGTTCTCTTCAATGGAATCCTTGAAACAAGTAGACAGACGATcttcaaagaaaaataagaaaatggAATTCAATAGTAGTCGGGTCTCGCCTGTTCCAAATGGAGGTTCTCAATGGGGAGGGATGCATATTTCTAAATCTTCTAATCCTGTTTTTGGATCATCAAAGAAGTTTTTTTCAGCTTCTGTTCCTGGATCTAGAATTGTTTCTCGGGCAACATCCCCAATATCTAGGCGGCCTAGTCCACCACGGTCAACTACTCCAACCCCAACGCTGGGAGGACTGACAACCCCAAAGATAGTTGTGGATGATACAAAGAGGACTAACGATAGCCTCGGCCAGGAGGTTGTTAAATTAAGATCACAG GTAAGCTGGCTCAGGAAATATTTGTCTCTGGTTGTAACTGCTCAAGAAGCTAGGCCCATGAACTTGTGA